The window CAGTTTCTTCAACGGTTAATTTCGAATGTCCGTCAGAAATGACTCTAGCATTTTTATAGTCGAGTTCATTCAAACAAGCTTGCATTGTCTGTAAAACAATTGGTTCAGATTTTTTTGGTTTATAAATCGGTCTGGTATCTATTAACATTTTTATTTTTCCTTTCTAAAAAAAATTTTAGTGATTCTTGCAATTGAATTTTTGATAAAAAATATTTCTGTTTCGATGGTTAGATATTTTTCTAATTTCGAAGATGGAAGTTTTTCGAAACTAGTTCTAGTTAAATTGTGTTCTTTTCTGATTTTTTCTAATTGTTTCCATTTATATTTCAGCATTGATTTCATTTTGTCAATCTGTGGCTCCTTCTCATCGAATACCAAAGGCATAATGGAATTAAAATGTGAATCTAAAACCATTTCTGATTTTTCATTTCTATGCTCTTGTAGACTAATGACTTTTTGCCTCATTTTAAAAACCTCTTATTAGATATTAAATTTCCAATTTTCTTTTCTAATGTTTCGATATGTTTTGAATCTGAATTTGTAAAAACTTTATACCAATACTCTCTTGTCTTTTCTGTATGTCCGAATCTTTCAGACATGAAGTCTGCCGGCATATTAGGATTGATTTGGTAAATGTGGTTAAGTATTGTTATTCTCAAAAGTTTAGGAGTGATTCTTCTTTCAATCCCTGCTCTCTTGGATACTTCTAAAATAATATAACGCAAGGTTGAACCGGAAAGTTTTTCGCCGTTTTTGGTTTCGAATAAATATTTGATTCCCTTGTATTCTTTCTGAATGAGTTTGAATAAAGATAAAGGAATTGATAGAATGCGTTTTTTGGAATTCTTACCTTTAATAGCAATCGTTACGCGCTTTTTATTTCTGCTAATTGTGCAATCAGTGAGAAGGATTTTTCTGATCTCAAAATTTCTCATTCCTGAGATGTAAACGAAAAACACTAAAGCGAATTCTCGACGGGTGCAATAAGATAAAATCTTTGCAATGTCTTTCATTGCGGGAATTCCTTCTATGTCAATTACAGCCGGTCGAATTTTGTAATTAAAGGACCGTGCAAAAAATTCTTTGTAGATGGCTACTTTGTTGTAATCGTTTTTATCTAGATAGTGGTTCTGAATTGATTTAAGAAGAGCGAATTTGTGAAATCTTAAAACTGCCTGGCTTTTTTTGTTGGTAAATAACTGGTATGCAAAATAAGATCGTAGGTTTTTGAAATTGTCTGCCTGTTTTAGCTTCCTTTGCTTTAGGAACTGGTTATAAATTCGAATAGGGTTATTGTATTCTGAATTAGTGGTAAGTGGTAATTGATTCATAATCATGGCGTTATATACCCATGAATCCCTTAGTCAAGGATTTAGTAACCAGATTGACCAAAAATTTTATCTTTCTGGAAATGATTTGAACCCGATTAAATAAATAATCGGGTTTTGTGCGAGAGGTTAATTCTGATTTGTTTCGATTCATAAGCGTTTTTTTTCATGCTTAAAATCGGTTTAGTTAAATCTTAATCTATATTAGCATTTGCTACTGTTCATAACTCACGTTATTTAATTCGTAAACACTTATCTAAAAAACTCCCTTCCATTTAAGAAGACCAGCTATTCCTAGTATTGGCAGTCCGTAGAAAAGATTTTCCGGTGTTTTAGAAAGAGCTTTC is drawn from Leptospiraceae bacterium and contains these coding sequences:
- a CDS encoding tyrosine-type recombinase/integrase, which encodes MNQLPLTTNSEYNNPIRIYNQFLKQRKLKQADNFKNLRSYFAYQLFTNKKSQAVLRFHKFALLKSIQNHYLDKNDYNKVAIYKEFFARSFNYKIRPAVIDIEGIPAMKDIAKILSYCTRREFALVFFVYISGMRNFEIRKILLTDCTISRNKKRVTIAIKGKNSKKRILSIPLSLFKLIQKEYKGIKYLFETKNGEKLSGSTLRYIILEVSKRAGIERRITPKLLRITILNHIYQINPNMPADFMSERFGHTEKTREYWYKVFTNSDSKHIETLEKKIGNLISNKRFLK